The following coding sequences lie in one Sorex araneus isolate mSorAra2 chromosome 4, mSorAra2.pri, whole genome shotgun sequence genomic window:
- the ACVR2B gene encoding activin receptor type-2B isoform X2, which produces MTAPWAALALLWGSLCAGSGRGEAETRECIYYNANWELERTNQSGLERCEGEQDKRLHCYASWRNSSGTIELVKKGCWLDDFNCYDRQECVATEENPQVYFCCCEGNFCNERFTHLPEAGGPEAPTLLTVLAYSLLPIGGLSLVILLAFWMYRHRKPPYGHVDIHEDPGPPPPSPLVGLKPLQLLEIKARGRFGCVWKAQLMNDFVAVKIFPLQDKQSWQSEREIFSTPGMKHENLLQFIAAEKRGSNLEVELWLITAFHDKGSLTDYLKGNIITWNELCHVAETMSRGLSYLHEDVPWCRGEGHKPSIAHRDFKSKNVLLKSDLTAVLADFGLAVRFEPGKPPGDTHGQVGTRRYMAPEVLEGAINFQRDAFLRIDMYAMGLVLWELVSRCKAADGPVDEYMLPFEEEIGQHPSLEELQEVVVHKKMRPTIKDHWLKHPGLAQLCVTMEECWDHDAEARLSAGCVEERVSLIRRSVNGTTSDCLVSLVTSVTNVDLPPKESSI; this is translated from the exons GTTCCGGGCGCGGGGAGGCCGAGACGCGGGAGTGCATCTACTACAACGCCAACTGGGAGCTGGAGCGCACCAACCAGAGCGGCCTGGAGCGCTGCGAGGGGGAGCAGGACAAGCGGCTGCACTGCTACGCCTCCTGGCGCAACAGCTCGGGCACCATCGAGCTGGTCAAGAAGGGCTGCTGGCTGGACGACTTCAACTGCTACGACAG GCAGGAGTGCGTGGCCACCGAGGAGAACCCCCAGGTGTACTTCTGCTGCTGCGAGGGCAACTTCTGCAACGAGCGGTTCACGCACCTGCCTGAGGCGGGGGGCCCAGAAG CCCCCACTCTGCTCACGGTGCTGGCCTACTCGCTGCTGCCCATCGGGGGCCTCTCGCTCGTCATCCTTCTGGCCTTCTGGATGTACCGACACCGCAAGCCCCCCTACGGCCATGTGGACATCCACGAG GACCCCGggccgccgcccccctcccctctggtGGGCCTCAAGCCGCTGCAGCTGCTGGAGATCAAGGCTCGGGGCCGCTTTGGCTGTGTGTGGAAGGCGCAGCTCATGAACGACTTTGTGGCCGTCAAGATCTTTCCCCTGCAG GACAAGCAGTCGTGGCAGAGCGAACGGGAGATCTTCAGCACGCCGGGTATGAAGCACGAGAACCTGCTGCAGTTCATCGCCGCCGAGAAGCGGGGCTCCAACCTGGAGGTGGAGCTGTGGCTCATCACGGCCTTCCACGACAAG GGCTCGCTCACCGATTACCTCAAGGGGAACATCATCACGTGGAACGAGCTCTGCCACGTGGCAGAGACCATGTCGAGAGGCCTCTCCTACCTGCATGAGGACGTGCCCTGGTGCCGTGGCGAGGGCCACAAGCCATCGATTGCTCACAG GGACTTTAAAAGCAAGAATGTGTTGCTGAAGAGTGACCTCACGGCGGTGCTGGCAGACTTTGGCCTGGCTGTGCGGTTTGAGCCCGGGAAGCCCCCCGGGGACACACATGGACAG GTGGGCACGAGGCGCTACATGGCCCCCGAGGTGCTCGAGGGCGCCATCAACTTCCAGAGAGACGCCTTTCTGCGGATCGACATGTACGCCATGGGGCTGGTGCTGTGGGAGCTGGTGTCCCGCTGCAAGGCAGCCGACG GGCCGGTGGATGAGTACATGCTGCCCTTCGAGGAGGAGATCGGCCAGCACCCGTCGCTGGAGGAGCTGCAGGAGGTGGTGGTGCACAAGAAGATGCGGCCCACCATCAAGGATCACTGGCTGAAGCACCCG GGCCTGGCGCAGCTCTGTGTGACCATGGAGGAGTGCTGGGACCACGACGCGGAAGCTCGCCTGTCTGCCGGCTGCGTGGAGGAGCGGGTGTCCCTGATCCGGAGGTCGGTGAATGGCACCACCTCGGACTGCCTCGTCTCCCTGGTGACCTCGGTCACCAACGTGGACCTGCCCCCGAAGGAGTCCAGCATCTGA
- the ACVR2B gene encoding activin receptor type-2B isoform X1 — translation MTAPWAALALLWGSLCAGSGRGEAETRECIYYNANWELERTNQSGLERCEGEQDKRLHCYASWRNSSGTIELVKKGCWLDDFNCYDRQECVATEENPQVYFCCCEGNFCNERFTHLPEAGGPEVTYEPPPTAPTLLTVLAYSLLPIGGLSLVILLAFWMYRHRKPPYGHVDIHEDPGPPPPSPLVGLKPLQLLEIKARGRFGCVWKAQLMNDFVAVKIFPLQDKQSWQSEREIFSTPGMKHENLLQFIAAEKRGSNLEVELWLITAFHDKGSLTDYLKGNIITWNELCHVAETMSRGLSYLHEDVPWCRGEGHKPSIAHRDFKSKNVLLKSDLTAVLADFGLAVRFEPGKPPGDTHGQVGTRRYMAPEVLEGAINFQRDAFLRIDMYAMGLVLWELVSRCKAADGPVDEYMLPFEEEIGQHPSLEELQEVVVHKKMRPTIKDHWLKHPGLAQLCVTMEECWDHDAEARLSAGCVEERVSLIRRSVNGTTSDCLVSLVTSVTNVDLPPKESSI, via the exons GTTCCGGGCGCGGGGAGGCCGAGACGCGGGAGTGCATCTACTACAACGCCAACTGGGAGCTGGAGCGCACCAACCAGAGCGGCCTGGAGCGCTGCGAGGGGGAGCAGGACAAGCGGCTGCACTGCTACGCCTCCTGGCGCAACAGCTCGGGCACCATCGAGCTGGTCAAGAAGGGCTGCTGGCTGGACGACTTCAACTGCTACGACAG GCAGGAGTGCGTGGCCACCGAGGAGAACCCCCAGGTGTACTTCTGCTGCTGCGAGGGCAACTTCTGCAACGAGCGGTTCACGCACCTGCCTGAGGCGGGGGGCCCAGAAG TCACGTACGAGCCACCCCCGACAGCCCCCACTCTGCTCACGGTGCTGGCCTACTCGCTGCTGCCCATCGGGGGCCTCTCGCTCGTCATCCTTCTGGCCTTCTGGATGTACCGACACCGCAAGCCCCCCTACGGCCATGTGGACATCCACGAG GACCCCGggccgccgcccccctcccctctggtGGGCCTCAAGCCGCTGCAGCTGCTGGAGATCAAGGCTCGGGGCCGCTTTGGCTGTGTGTGGAAGGCGCAGCTCATGAACGACTTTGTGGCCGTCAAGATCTTTCCCCTGCAG GACAAGCAGTCGTGGCAGAGCGAACGGGAGATCTTCAGCACGCCGGGTATGAAGCACGAGAACCTGCTGCAGTTCATCGCCGCCGAGAAGCGGGGCTCCAACCTGGAGGTGGAGCTGTGGCTCATCACGGCCTTCCACGACAAG GGCTCGCTCACCGATTACCTCAAGGGGAACATCATCACGTGGAACGAGCTCTGCCACGTGGCAGAGACCATGTCGAGAGGCCTCTCCTACCTGCATGAGGACGTGCCCTGGTGCCGTGGCGAGGGCCACAAGCCATCGATTGCTCACAG GGACTTTAAAAGCAAGAATGTGTTGCTGAAGAGTGACCTCACGGCGGTGCTGGCAGACTTTGGCCTGGCTGTGCGGTTTGAGCCCGGGAAGCCCCCCGGGGACACACATGGACAG GTGGGCACGAGGCGCTACATGGCCCCCGAGGTGCTCGAGGGCGCCATCAACTTCCAGAGAGACGCCTTTCTGCGGATCGACATGTACGCCATGGGGCTGGTGCTGTGGGAGCTGGTGTCCCGCTGCAAGGCAGCCGACG GGCCGGTGGATGAGTACATGCTGCCCTTCGAGGAGGAGATCGGCCAGCACCCGTCGCTGGAGGAGCTGCAGGAGGTGGTGGTGCACAAGAAGATGCGGCCCACCATCAAGGATCACTGGCTGAAGCACCCG GGCCTGGCGCAGCTCTGTGTGACCATGGAGGAGTGCTGGGACCACGACGCGGAAGCTCGCCTGTCTGCCGGCTGCGTGGAGGAGCGGGTGTCCCTGATCCGGAGGTCGGTGAATGGCACCACCTCGGACTGCCTCGTCTCCCTGGTGACCTCGGTCACCAACGTGGACCTGCCCCCGAAGGAGTCCAGCATCTGA